One segment of Triticum aestivum cultivar Chinese Spring chromosome 2A, IWGSC CS RefSeq v2.1, whole genome shotgun sequence DNA contains the following:
- the LOC123188486 gene encoding uncharacterized protein, translated as MLSVEPDRLSWKWSLRGVYSAKSVYIATFSGSTGCAAWKLTLKNWAPPSVRFFHWLVRLDRCWMADRLARRGLQHPTRCPLCDQAPRPCTTSSSPAPSPGRSGTRCCTSSVSCVSPNSESSLSDWWQMARQFTPKPMRKGIASATLLVPWMIWKHRNDCVFNRGRPSANDLLTKIKDEAALWARAGL; from the coding sequence ATGCTCTCCGTCGAGCCGGACCGCCTCTCTTGGAAGTGGAGTCTCCGTGGCGTCTACTCCGCCAAATCGGTCTACATCGCCACTTTCAGTGGCTCCACGGGCTGCGCTGCATGGAAGCTCACCTTGAAGAACTGGGCGCCTCCGAGCGTCCGATTCTTCCATTGGCTCGTCCGCCTCGACCGGTGTTGGATGGCAGACCGCCTCGCCCGCCGCGGCCTGCAGCACCCCACGCGATGCCCCCTCTGCGACCAGGCCCCGAGACCATGCACCACCTCATCCTCGCCTGCCCCTTCGCCCGGTAGATCTGGTACGAGGTGCTGCACTAGCTCCGTCTCCTGCGTCTCGCCCAACAGCGAGTCCTCACTCAGCGACTGGTGGCAAATGGCGCGGCAGTTCACTCCAAAACCTATGCGCAAGGGCATTGCCTCCGCGACCCTCCTCGTCCCATGGATGATTTGGAAACACCGTAACGATTGCGTCTTCAACCGAGGACGGCCCTCGGCGAATGACCTGCTTACAAAGATCAAGGATGAGGCTGCCCTCTGGGCCAGAGCAGGCCTCTAG